The Pseudodesulfovibrio sp. zrk46 genome contains a region encoding:
- a CDS encoding amidohydrolase family protein encodes MLLLLAGRATAFEFSEVSSASPEVLQCMEEKLESETMDYVRNGSRPKKKSVRKEIKTAYESCLTDTDKPADVVAYDGPLFDAMSQIDETVNMNEAMDQVRAAGVSKLALFARSRKKLHQNERSVLTLARKNPDLIVLGAPKYFQLSGDVTDDYISATVSGIKKHGYKFIGELLYTHGDKQTGKQYSAGERYVDPSQPGTTKLLKAVAPLNIPFMAHWEPYTPERDFPKFHALYSAWPDQIFLLPHMGFASVDQLDEFMSRHPNLYLLTSKKERYMGDFADPEKQKAIGSSMLDGEKLRPEWKELLIKYQDRILFASDPHMRKLWAKYRKVVNSQRLILGQLPRKAAERIAYRNAERMYGVKIDQKRIKH; translated from the coding sequence ATGCTCCTGCTTCTTGCAGGGCGGGCCACCGCCTTTGAATTTTCCGAGGTCAGTTCAGCTTCACCGGAAGTCCTGCAATGCATGGAGGAGAAGTTGGAGTCGGAGACCATGGACTATGTCCGCAATGGAAGTCGGCCAAAGAAGAAGAGTGTCCGCAAAGAGATCAAAACGGCATACGAGTCCTGTTTGACCGATACGGACAAGCCTGCTGATGTCGTTGCCTACGATGGCCCCTTGTTTGATGCCATGAGCCAGATTGACGAGACCGTGAATATGAATGAGGCAATGGATCAGGTTCGCGCCGCAGGTGTATCCAAGCTGGCATTGTTCGCCCGGAGTCGAAAGAAGTTGCACCAGAATGAACGGTCTGTTCTGACGCTGGCAAGGAAGAATCCGGATTTGATCGTACTGGGCGCCCCCAAATATTTTCAACTGTCAGGCGATGTTACTGACGACTACATCAGTGCGACTGTGTCCGGTATCAAGAAGCACGGGTACAAGTTTATCGGTGAACTGTTGTATACCCATGGCGACAAGCAAACCGGCAAGCAATATTCGGCAGGGGAGCGGTACGTGGACCCGTCGCAACCGGGTACAACGAAGTTGCTCAAGGCCGTAGCTCCGCTCAATATCCCGTTCATGGCCCATTGGGAACCGTATACACCAGAGCGCGATTTTCCCAAATTCCATGCTTTGTATTCTGCTTGGCCTGACCAGATATTTCTATTGCCGCACATGGGCTTTGCCTCGGTCGATCAGCTCGACGAGTTCATGAGCCGGCATCCGAATCTGTATCTTCTTACGTCTAAGAAGGAACGGTACATGGGCGACTTTGCTGATCCCGAGAAGCAGAAGGCAATTGGTTCGTCCATGTTGGATGGTGAAAAGTTGCGTCCGGAATGGAAAGAGTTGTTGATCAAGTATCAGGATCGCATTTTATTTGCGTCGGACCCGCACATGCGCAAACTGTGGGCGAAGTACCGCAAGGTCGTAAACAGTCAACGTCTGATTCTCGGGCAGTTGCCAAGGAAGGCAGCCGAAAGGATTGCCTACCGGAATGCCGAAAGAATGTATGGCGTGAAGATCGATCAGAAGCGCATCAAGCATTAA
- the ispG gene encoding flavodoxin-dependent (E)-4-hydroxy-3-methylbut-2-enyl-diphosphate synthase, translating to MQRKQTRPISVGGVGIGGDNPVRVQSMCNTDTRDVLSTVAQINQLAEAGCEIVRVAVPDDKAAAALDQIKSQSPVPLIADIHFDHRLALAALEAGIDGLRINPGNIGDESKVDSVVQAAKAHGAPIRIGVNGGSLEKDLLKEFGGPTPEAMVESGLRHIRMLEKRGFHDIKISLKTSSVLNTIAAYRLMSEQIDYPLHIGITEAGTLVRGAVKSSVGLGILLAEGIGDTMRVSLTHDPVAEIGVCYEILRSLGLRERGPEIISCPTCGRTEIHLIELAEKVEDALRGVEEVFTVAVMGCVVNGPGEAKEADIGIAGGRGLGIIFKKGEVVRKVKGDENLLPEFMKEIELFLEERRK from the coding sequence ATGCAGCGAAAGCAAACAAGACCCATCAGCGTCGGCGGCGTGGGCATCGGCGGGGACAACCCCGTTCGCGTGCAATCCATGTGCAACACCGACACCCGCGACGTGCTCTCCACGGTCGCCCAGATCAACCAGCTGGCTGAAGCCGGCTGCGAGATCGTGCGCGTGGCCGTGCCTGACGACAAGGCCGCAGCAGCCCTTGACCAGATCAAGAGCCAATCCCCGGTGCCGCTCATTGCGGACATCCATTTCGACCACCGACTGGCACTGGCCGCGCTGGAAGCAGGCATCGACGGCCTGCGCATCAACCCCGGCAATATCGGGGACGAATCCAAAGTGGACAGCGTAGTACAGGCAGCCAAGGCTCACGGCGCACCTATTCGTATCGGCGTCAACGGCGGATCACTTGAGAAAGATCTGCTGAAGGAATTCGGCGGCCCAACTCCGGAAGCCATGGTCGAATCAGGCCTGCGCCACATCCGCATGCTGGAAAAACGCGGCTTCCACGACATCAAAATTTCGCTCAAGACCTCATCGGTCCTGAACACCATCGCTGCATATCGCCTCATGTCCGAGCAGATCGACTATCCGCTCCACATCGGCATCACCGAAGCCGGCACACTGGTGCGCGGCGCGGTCAAATCCTCTGTGGGCCTCGGCATTCTGCTGGCCGAGGGTATCGGCGACACCATGCGCGTGTCCCTGACCCACGACCCGGTTGCCGAGATCGGCGTGTGCTACGAAATCCTCCGCTCTCTGGGACTGCGCGAACGCGGCCCGGAGATCATCTCCTGCCCCACCTGTGGGCGCACGGAGATTCATCTCATCGAGCTGGCGGAAAAGGTCGAGGATGCACTCCGTGGCGTGGAAGAGGTTTTTACCGTAGCCGTCATGGGCTGCGTGGTGAACGGCCCGGGCGAGGCCAAGGAAGCGGACATCGGCATTGCCGGAGGCCGCGGACTGGGCATCATTTTCAAAAAGGGCGAAGTCGTCCGCAAGGTCAAGGGCGACGAGAACCTGCTGCCCGAATTCATGAAAGAGATAGAACTTTTCTTGGAAGAAAGGAGAAAATAA
- a CDS encoding proline--tRNA ligase, with product MRLSKYYIPTLKEDPADAEVMSHKLLMRAGMIRKLTSGIYNYLPLGLRSINKVSQIVREEMDRAGAMEVLLPMVQPADLWEETGRWDFYGKELLRLNDRHGRNYCLGPTHEEVITDLVRGEIKSYKQLPVNLYQIQTKFRDEIRPRFGLMRGREFIMKDAYSFDKDEEGAEKSYFEMFEAYKAAFSRIGLRFKPVQADSGQIGGDFSHEFMVLADTGEDTIASCKSCDFGANLEKAKVRLPEGVCHCDETNIPAMEEVDTPGAHTVEEVCEFLNIKPSKLVKTLLFIIDGEPVAALVRGDREINDVKLRNLVGGNDIELADEETVKKVTGAPVGFAGPAGLDKDVPIYADRELCLGTDWVAGANKGDTHVKHLSLGRDCKVTKFDDLRVIEPTDPCPECGAEIEFTKGIEVGHVFKLGLKYSEKMEATFLDENGKAKPMVMGCYGIGVSRIVASAIEQNHDENGCCFPPSIAPFEVALISLGGKDQDVADKAEELYAEIMKLGVDAAYDDRKERPGVKFAEADLIGYPMQLVLGGKGLKNGIIEAKDRKSGEKTELPLDGFAEAFSAWRKEIWSKWGLELD from the coding sequence ATGCGTCTTTCGAAGTACTACATTCCTACCCTGAAGGAAGATCCGGCCGATGCCGAGGTCATGTCCCACAAACTGCTGATGCGCGCGGGCATGATCCGCAAGCTCACCAGCGGCATTTACAACTACCTGCCGCTCGGCCTCCGCTCCATCAACAAGGTCTCCCAGATCGTCCGCGAGGAAATGGACCGCGCCGGAGCCATGGAAGTGCTGCTGCCCATGGTTCAGCCCGCCGACCTCTGGGAAGAGACCGGCCGCTGGGACTTCTATGGCAAGGAGCTGCTCCGTCTCAATGACCGTCACGGCCGCAACTACTGCCTCGGCCCCACCCACGAAGAAGTCATCACTGACCTTGTGCGCGGCGAGATCAAGTCCTACAAGCAGCTTCCGGTCAATCTCTACCAGATTCAGACCAAATTTCGCGACGAGATCCGCCCCCGCTTCGGCCTGATGCGCGGCCGCGAGTTCATCATGAAAGACGCCTACTCCTTCGACAAGGACGAGGAAGGTGCAGAGAAGTCCTACTTCGAAATGTTCGAAGCCTACAAGGCAGCCTTCTCCCGCATCGGCCTGCGCTTCAAGCCTGTTCAGGCCGACTCCGGCCAGATCGGCGGCGACTTCTCCCACGAGTTCATGGTGCTGGCCGATACCGGCGAAGACACCATCGCCTCCTGTAAGTCCTGCGACTTCGGCGCAAACCTCGAAAAAGCCAAGGTCCGCCTGCCTGAAGGCGTCTGCCACTGCGACGAGACCAACATCCCGGCCATGGAAGAAGTGGACACCCCCGGTGCACACACCGTGGAAGAGGTCTGCGAATTCCTGAACATCAAGCCCAGCAAGCTGGTCAAGACCCTGCTCTTCATCATCGACGGCGAGCCTGTTGCCGCCCTCGTTCGCGGCGACCGCGAGATCAACGACGTCAAGCTGCGCAACCTCGTTGGCGGAAATGACATCGAGCTGGCTGACGAAGAGACCGTCAAGAAGGTCACCGGCGCTCCGGTTGGTTTTGCCGGTCCTGCCGGTCTGGACAAGGATGTTCCCATCTACGCCGACCGCGAGCTTTGCCTCGGCACCGACTGGGTCGCTGGCGCCAACAAGGGCGACACCCACGTGAAGCACCTCTCCCTTGGTCGCGACTGCAAAGTCACCAAGTTCGACGACCTGCGCGTCATCGAGCCTACTGATCCCTGTCCTGAGTGCGGCGCGGAGATCGAGTTCACCAAGGGCATCGAAGTCGGCCACGTCTTCAAGCTCGGCCTCAAGTACTCCGAAAAGATGGAAGCCACCTTCCTTGATGAGAACGGCAAGGCCAAGCCCATGGTCATGGGTTGCTACGGCATCGGCGTTTCCCGCATCGTGGCCTCTGCCATCGAGCAGAATCACGACGAGAACGGCTGCTGCTTCCCGCCCTCCATCGCTCCCTTCGAGGTTGCCCTCATTTCCCTGGGCGGCAAGGATCAGGACGTAGCCGACAAGGCAGAAGAGCTGTACGCCGAGATCATGAAACTCGGTGTGGACGCCGCCTACGACGACCGCAAGGAACGCCCCGGCGTCAAGTTCGCCGAGGCCGACCTCATCGGTTACCCCATGCAGCTCGTACTGGGTGGCAAAGGCCTCAAGAATGGCATCATCGAAGCCAAGGATCGCAAGTCCGGCGAGAAGACCGAACTCCCCCTCGACGGCTTTGCTGAAGCATTCTCTGCATGGCGCAAAGAGATTTGGTCCAAATGGGGACTGGAACTCGATTAA
- a CDS encoding methyl-accepting chemotaxis protein, producing MHLDIRAKILLSFLVSLILLCAAILGVSLTSIHDDSLKYSTSSSAGQLKHIDGTISMYLKEAVNNTVMMAEDPRVKRVDEILTNYLDPNKKYPTNDTLPDDVLGAEIRVLYKMILRSHSSYKDCYIGTSNGAFIIGGDDPLPAGYDPRQRPWYQEATANASQGIVSKAYTSTTGEAMISTAKAVQGSGKILGVAAMDISLAQLTKLIEEVRIGETGYVVMIQDDGVIIADPMNKDNNFKNVNDLEKSYGDVFRMDSGSMNVNIGGVDYMAVVYTSPFLKWKFVALVQMAEIMSPVWDNAIMTSGLSLLALILVAIVIWWYMNGLIINPMARIVGILNQAAGGDYTARMDVNRNDSVGNIYRAYNSMADKVSEVVGQVVDGSSRVSAGSEELSATSHELAEGANNQASSLEEVSSSMEEMASNIQNNAENARETERISSKAAENAKIGGTAVAETVSAMQEIADKISIVEEIARQTNLLALNAAIEAARAGEHGKGFAVVAAEVRKLAERSGQAAAEISELSSTSVEVANKAGDMLKEMVPDIEKTAELIQEITVSSGEQTTGAHQINEALQQLDIVVQQNSAASEEMASTSTDLAHQAHGLQQIISFFQVSGGGAPRSGPVRQVRVAKPKPQAAKQLPQAAPKASQAGVALDMGGDDDGDFERF from the coding sequence ATGCATCTCGACATACGTGCGAAGATTCTTCTTTCGTTTCTTGTTTCTCTTATTCTCTTGTGCGCAGCTATTCTTGGCGTCAGTCTGACCTCAATTCACGATGATTCGCTGAAATACAGCACCTCTTCGTCTGCCGGACAGCTCAAGCATATTGACGGCACCATTTCCATGTACCTGAAGGAAGCGGTGAACAATACGGTCATGATGGCCGAGGACCCGCGGGTCAAGCGGGTGGACGAAATCCTGACCAACTATCTGGACCCCAACAAGAAGTATCCCACCAACGATACGTTGCCCGATGACGTGTTGGGAGCAGAGATAAGAGTGCTCTACAAGATGATCCTCCGCTCTCATTCGAGCTACAAGGACTGTTACATCGGCACCAGTAATGGTGCATTCATCATCGGCGGCGACGACCCGTTGCCTGCGGGATATGATCCGCGCCAGCGCCCCTGGTATCAGGAAGCCACAGCCAATGCTTCGCAGGGCATTGTCTCCAAGGCATATACGTCTACTACCGGTGAGGCCATGATCTCCACAGCCAAGGCTGTGCAGGGCAGCGGCAAGATTCTCGGTGTAGCCGCCATGGATATCTCCTTGGCTCAGCTGACCAAGCTCATCGAAGAGGTCCGCATCGGCGAGACCGGTTATGTCGTCATGATTCAGGATGACGGCGTTATCATCGCCGATCCCATGAACAAGGATAACAACTTCAAGAACGTCAATGATCTGGAAAAGAGCTACGGCGACGTCTTCCGCATGGATAGCGGTTCCATGAATGTGAACATCGGCGGCGTAGACTATATGGCGGTGGTCTACACCTCTCCCTTCCTCAAGTGGAAGTTCGTAGCACTGGTGCAGATGGCCGAGATCATGTCTCCGGTGTGGGATAATGCCATCATGACCAGCGGTCTTTCCTTGCTGGCTCTGATTCTGGTTGCCATCGTCATCTGGTGGTACATGAACGGTCTGATCATCAACCCCATGGCTCGCATCGTGGGTATCCTGAATCAGGCGGCGGGCGGTGACTACACTGCCCGTATGGATGTGAACCGCAACGACTCCGTGGGTAACATCTACCGCGCCTACAACTCCATGGCCGACAAGGTCTCGGAAGTCGTTGGTCAGGTGGTGGACGGCAGCAGTCGTGTCTCCGCCGGTAGTGAAGAGCTCTCCGCCACTTCGCATGAGCTGGCCGAGGGAGCCAACAATCAGGCCTCCTCACTGGAAGAGGTCTCCTCCTCCATGGAAGAGATGGCTTCCAATATTCAGAACAATGCAGAGAACGCCCGTGAAACCGAGCGCATCTCTTCCAAGGCGGCTGAGAACGCCAAGATCGGTGGCACTGCAGTGGCCGAGACCGTTTCCGCCATGCAGGAGATCGCCGATAAAATCTCCATCGTTGAGGAAATCGCACGCCAGACCAACCTGCTGGCCCTGAACGCGGCCATCGAGGCGGCACGCGCTGGCGAACACGGCAAGGGATTTGCCGTTGTCGCAGCCGAGGTCCGCAAGTTGGCAGAGCGTTCCGGACAGGCCGCTGCCGAGATCAGCGAACTCTCTTCCACCAGCGTGGAAGTCGCCAACAAGGCGGGCGATATGCTCAAGGAAATGGTCCCGGACATCGAAAAGACCGCAGAACTCATTCAGGAGATTACGGTCTCCAGTGGCGAGCAGACCACTGGTGCGCACCAGATCAACGAAGCGTTGCAGCAGCTTGATATCGTGGTGCAGCAGAACTCCGCCGCATCCGAAGAGATGGCCTCGACCTCCACAGATCTGGCCCATCAGGCACATGGTCTGCAACAGATCATCTCCTTCTTCCAGGTGAGTGGCGGTGGTGCTCCCCGCTCCGGCCCGGTCCGGCAGGTGAGGGTTGCCAAGCCCAAGCCGCAGGCTGCCAAGCAGTTGCCGCAGGCGGCCCCCAAGGCGTCGCAAGCTGGTGTTGCCCTCGATATGGGCGGAGACGACGATGGTGACTTCGAGCGTTTCTAG